A stretch of Rhizobium glycinendophyticum DNA encodes these proteins:
- the ppx gene encoding exopolyphosphatase, protein MTRSEAQGRLPGIAPVSVVDIGSNSIRLVIYEGLSRAPTVLFNEKVLCGLGKGVATSGRMDEEGVERALAALRRFRALSQQAQATRMYVLATAAAREASNGPDFIARAEEILGQEILVLTGEEEAKYSALGIISGFHEADGIAGDLGGGSLELIDISGKTFGKGITLPLGGLRLSEAVDGSLPKARALAKKLLLGAKFLSKGTGRTFYAVGGTWRNIAKLHMEIRKYPLHMMQGYELPYDEIAFFLDEIISGANARDPAWSSISKNRRNLIPFGAIALREVIEVMQPRTVCFSAQGVREGYLYSLLLEEEQALDPLIEAADELAILRARSPEHARELADWTGRMMPFFDIEETEEESRYRQAACLLADISWRAHPDYRGLQALNVIAHSSFVGITHPGRAFIALTNYYRFEGLHDDGQTGPLAAIATERLLDRAKLVGGMLRVVYLFSASMPGVVHNLTFRRSSNPELDLEFVVPKAYEVFAGERLDGRLTQLSKLTGKRLAFVYE, encoded by the coding sequence ATGACACGATCTGAAGCGCAGGGGCGTCTTCCCGGGATTGCCCCTGTCTCCGTTGTTGACATCGGCTCGAACTCGATCCGCCTGGTGATCTATGAGGGGCTGTCGCGCGCACCGACGGTCTTGTTCAACGAGAAGGTCCTTTGCGGACTGGGCAAGGGTGTCGCAACGAGCGGGCGCATGGACGAGGAGGGCGTCGAGCGTGCGCTGGCCGCGCTTCGGCGATTCCGTGCCTTGTCCCAGCAGGCTCAGGCGACGCGGATGTATGTCCTCGCCACGGCTGCCGCCCGCGAAGCCTCCAACGGCCCTGATTTCATTGCACGCGCCGAAGAGATCCTGGGGCAGGAAATCCTTGTTCTGACCGGCGAGGAAGAGGCGAAGTATTCCGCGCTCGGCATCATCAGCGGCTTCCACGAGGCCGATGGCATTGCGGGCGATCTCGGAGGCGGCTCGCTTGAATTGATCGATATCAGCGGCAAGACCTTCGGCAAGGGCATCACCCTTCCGCTTGGCGGCCTGCGGCTTTCGGAAGCCGTCGATGGTTCGCTGCCCAAGGCCCGCGCGCTGGCCAAGAAGCTGCTCCTCGGTGCCAAGTTTCTTTCGAAAGGCACGGGCCGGACCTTCTATGCGGTGGGTGGCACCTGGCGCAACATTGCCAAGCTGCACATGGAGATCCGCAAATATCCGCTGCACATGATGCAGGGGTATGAGCTGCCCTATGACGAGATCGCCTTCTTCCTCGACGAGATCATTTCCGGCGCCAATGCCCGAGATCCTGCCTGGTCGTCCATCTCCAAGAACCGCCGCAACCTGATTCCCTTCGGTGCGATTGCGCTGCGCGAGGTGATCGAGGTCATGCAGCCGCGCACGGTCTGCTTCTCCGCCCAGGGTGTGCGCGAAGGTTATCTCTATTCGCTGCTGCTGGAAGAGGAGCAGGCGCTCGATCCCCTCATCGAAGCGGCCGATGAACTGGCAATCCTGCGCGCCCGCTCGCCGGAACATGCCCGCGAACTCGCCGACTGGACCGGTCGGATGATGCCTTTCTTCGACATCGAGGAAACCGAAGAGGAAAGCCGCTATCGCCAGGCCGCCTGCCTGCTCGCCGACATCAGCTGGCGCGCTCATCCTGACTATCGCGGCCTGCAGGCGCTGAACGTGATCGCCCACTCGTCCTTCGTCGGCATCACGCATCCCGGCCGCGCCTTCATCGCGCTCACCAATTACTACCGCTTTGAAGGTCTGCACGACGACGGCCAGACCGGCCCGCTGGCGGCGATCGCCACGGAACGCCTGCTCGACCGGGCAAAGCTGGTGGGTGGGATGCTGCGCGTCGTCTATCTCTTCTCTGCCTCGATGCCGGGCGTGGTGCACAACTTGACCTTCCGACGCTCGAGCAATCCCGAACTCGACCTCGAATTTGTCGTGCCCAAGGCCTATGAGGTCTTCGCCGGCGAACGGCTGGACGGTCGTCTGACGCAGTTGTCGAAGCTTACGGGCAAGCGGCTCGCATTCGTGTACGAATAA
- a CDS encoding esterase-like activity of phytase family protein has protein sequence MKKSLLASVSLFLICASSALADETVFTARLVNHAILPANTIIAAPDDAPAYLKTSGKFTTADRKRAEELGSVPGKDGVRPTGLSLPFDGQPLQGFSGIKAMPDGSFWSLSDNGFGSKINSTDAMLMLHHLTFDWDAGTVKVENTLFLTDSDKKAPFPIAMEGSEKRYLTGADFDVESIQPVADGFWVGEEFGPYVLKFSTEGVLTEVIATNAGETDVKSPDNPTLVVPANPAAKMPVFNLKRSGGYEGMAMSKDGSKLYGLLEGPLYLEDGSVEKADGLTALRIIELDAASKAWTGKTWLYPLSEGGEAIGDFNMIDETTALVIERDNGAGVAEKACADPKAPADDCFAVPARHKRIYKIEMTDENAGKAVRKIGYIDLMKIEDPDNKKRQGGGDGFYDMPFVTIENVDVVDPTHIVVGNDNNLPFSAGRALDKADDTEFVLLEVGDFLAAK, from the coding sequence ATGAAAAAATCCCTTCTCGCTTCCGTATCCCTTTTCCTCATCTGCGCCTCGTCTGCGCTTGCCGACGAGACAGTGTTCACTGCCAGGTTGGTGAACCACGCCATCCTGCCGGCAAACACGATCATCGCTGCGCCGGACGATGCGCCCGCCTATCTCAAGACCTCCGGCAAGTTCACCACCGCCGATCGCAAGCGCGCCGAAGAGCTCGGCAGCGTGCCCGGCAAAGACGGGGTGCGGCCGACCGGTCTTTCGCTTCCCTTCGACGGGCAGCCGCTCCAGGGCTTCTCCGGCATCAAGGCCATGCCGGACGGCTCGTTCTGGAGCCTGTCGGACAACGGCTTCGGCTCGAAGATCAATTCAACCGACGCCATGCTGATGCTACATCATCTGACTTTTGATTGGGATGCCGGCACGGTGAAGGTCGAAAACACCCTCTTCCTGACCGATTCCGACAAGAAGGCCCCCTTCCCGATCGCCATGGAAGGCTCGGAGAAGCGCTATCTGACGGGCGCGGACTTCGACGTCGAATCCATCCAGCCTGTCGCCGATGGCTTCTGGGTCGGCGAGGAGTTCGGCCCCTATGTGCTGAAGTTCTCCACCGAGGGCGTGCTGACCGAGGTCATCGCCACCAATGCCGGCGAGACCGACGTCAAGTCGCCCGACAATCCGACCCTCGTCGTCCCGGCCAATCCGGCTGCCAAGATGCCGGTCTTCAACCTCAAGCGCTCGGGCGGCTATGAGGGGATGGCGATGTCGAAGGACGGCAGCAAACTCTACGGTCTGCTGGAAGGCCCGCTCTATCTCGAAGACGGTTCGGTCGAGAAGGCCGACGGCCTGACGGCACTGCGCATCATCGAACTCGACGCCGCCTCCAAGGCCTGGACAGGCAAGACCTGGCTTTATCCACTCTCCGAAGGCGGCGAGGCGATCGGTGACTTCAACATGATCGACGAGACGACGGCGCTCGTCATCGAGCGCGACAATGGCGCCGGCGTTGCCGAAAAGGCTTGCGCCGATCCGAAGGCACCGGCCGACGACTGCTTCGCCGTTCCGGCCAGGCACAAGCGGATCTACAAGATCGAAATGACAGACGAGAATGCCGGCAAGGCCGTGCGCAAGATCGGTTATATCGACCTGATGAAGATCGAAGACCCGGACAACAAGAAGCGTCAGGGCGGCGGTGACGGTTTCTACGACATGCCCTTTGTCACCATCGAGAATGTCGATGTGGTCGATCCGACCCATATCGTCGTGGGCAACGACAACAACCTGCCCTTTTCGGCCGGCCGCGCGCTCGATAAGGCAGACGATACCGAATTCGTTCTGCTCGAGGTGGGCGATTTCCTCGCGGCGAAGTGA
- a CDS encoding adenylate/guanylate cyclase domain-containing protein — translation MTRHSLLFWGLVVTAVALSGVAYSLFVYGGRAHIGAIFSVFIAMPIIAFERRLFLSHYRNWLHGLATPSFLVFSLATYYGLMVAGYVTGGYLLKISGTIEETWHQIFILPWNVVFYTFAVTGSIVFVLRVRDLLGSDIFTSLLTGRYRKPVREERVFLFIDLVGSTSFAEKHGDLRTQEFLGALFTALAEPVRRHHGTIDDYIGDAVIITWPLERGIRDARCICCVFDIIDQIEANSDRWMSQFGQMPRLRAALHGGEIITAEIGVDHHKIAYFGDTVNTTARLESLCRTLGRPVLISQDLAQRMTMPATIHADYLGEHGLRGRGQPIGVIALARQAKPMSTSAAPRLAAGAAE, via the coding sequence ATGACACGGCACAGCTTGTTATTCTGGGGCCTGGTGGTAACAGCCGTTGCCTTGAGTGGGGTTGCTTACAGCTTGTTCGTCTATGGCGGCCGGGCTCATATCGGCGCGATATTTTCCGTCTTCATCGCCATGCCGATCATCGCCTTCGAGCGGCGTCTCTTTCTATCGCACTACCGGAACTGGCTGCATGGGCTTGCAACACCATCCTTCCTCGTCTTTTCGCTTGCGACCTACTACGGACTGATGGTCGCTGGCTATGTCACCGGCGGATATCTGCTCAAGATTTCGGGCACCATTGAAGAGACTTGGCATCAGATCTTCATCCTGCCCTGGAATGTCGTCTTCTACACCTTCGCGGTCACGGGTTCTATCGTCTTCGTGCTCCGCGTCCGCGATCTTCTGGGCAGCGACATCTTCACCAGCCTGCTCACCGGCCGCTACCGCAAGCCGGTCCGAGAGGAGCGCGTCTTCCTCTTCATCGACCTGGTGGGATCGACCTCTTTTGCCGAGAAACATGGCGACCTGCGAACACAGGAGTTTCTTGGAGCCCTTTTCACTGCGCTGGCCGAGCCGGTCCGGCGGCATCACGGCACGATCGATGACTATATCGGAGACGCTGTCATCATCACCTGGCCTCTGGAGCGTGGCATTAGGGATGCGCGATGCATCTGCTGTGTGTTCGATATCATCGACCAGATCGAAGCCAATTCCGACCGGTGGATGAGCCAGTTCGGCCAGATGCCGCGCCTGCGGGCCGCCCTACATGGCGGCGAGATCATCACGGCCGAGATCGGCGTCGACCACCACAAGATTGCCTATTTCGGCGACACGGTGAACACGACGGCGCGCCTCGAGAGCCTGTGCCGTACGCTTGGGCGCCCCGTATTGATCTCGCAGGATCTGGCGCAACGCATGACCATGCCGGCCACCATCCATGCAGATTATCTGGGCGAGCACGGGCTGCGCGGCCGTGGCCAGCCGATCGGCGTCATCGCCCTGGCGCGCCAAGCGAAACCAATGTCGACCTCCGCTGCGCCTCGCCTTGCGGCGGGCGCTGCCGAGTGA
- a CDS encoding aconitase X: MTDDTVTISGRVLVPGLAEGKILFSDVGLSFWGGVDAVTGEVIDRRHPLSGQSLRGRILAIPTSRGSCSGSGVVLELLLNDKGPAAILLERPESIITLGVIVAEALFGCSIPVLCVGEKNFATLRDRSDVRIAAMDRGARPATLRLSPEDEGILAGAQGEAAAVAMRIVLRMAEIEGATELIDITRAHIDGCIYTGAGGLAFAEKLRDLGGCVQVPTTLNAISVDQRQWRAQGIAPEFGEPASRLADAYVAMGAKPTFTCAPYLLDDKPQRDEQIVWAESNAVVFANSVLGARTMKYPDYLDICVALTGRAPKAGCHLDSARLPALRIRLPALRDIDDSLYPLLGYLIGTLAPDEIPVIEGLAEFAPDLNDLKAFGAAFATTSAAPMFHIAGVTPEAITGGGYALLDLPVVTLTLDQLRQAWAELNGAPAGPVQLVSLGNPHFSVEEIAALGRLCRGRIKHPAVALIVTCSRHVLEQARVSGDVEPLRSFGVTFVTDTCWCMITEPLIPPSTKVIMTNSGKYAHYGPGLSGREMRFGSLSACVEAAVQGMDTDGLPVWLP; encoded by the coding sequence ATGACCGATGACACCGTGACGATCAGTGGCCGGGTTCTGGTGCCCGGTCTTGCGGAAGGCAAAATCCTGTTCAGCGATGTGGGCCTCAGCTTCTGGGGTGGCGTGGATGCGGTGACCGGCGAGGTCATCGATCGGCGTCATCCCTTAAGCGGGCAGTCGCTCCGTGGTCGCATCCTCGCCATTCCGACCAGCCGGGGGTCCTGCTCCGGCAGCGGCGTAGTCCTCGAATTGTTGCTCAACGACAAAGGGCCGGCGGCGATCCTGCTCGAACGTCCGGAATCGATCATTACACTCGGCGTGATCGTGGCGGAGGCGTTGTTCGGCTGCTCGATCCCCGTCCTCTGCGTCGGCGAGAAAAATTTCGCAACTCTTCGGGATAGAAGCGATGTCCGCATCGCTGCAATGGATCGTGGGGCGCGGCCTGCCACGCTTCGGCTGTCCCCTGAAGACGAGGGGATTCTGGCCGGTGCACAGGGCGAGGCTGCAGCGGTTGCCATGCGGATCGTGCTGCGCATGGCGGAGATCGAAGGTGCCACAGAACTCATCGACATCACTCGCGCCCATATCGACGGCTGTATCTATACCGGCGCCGGTGGCCTCGCCTTTGCGGAAAAATTGAGAGACCTCGGCGGGTGCGTGCAAGTCCCTACCACGCTCAATGCCATTTCCGTTGACCAACGCCAGTGGCGCGCGCAGGGGATTGCGCCGGAATTCGGGGAGCCGGCGAGCCGGCTGGCGGACGCCTATGTGGCGATGGGCGCCAAGCCGACCTTCACCTGCGCGCCCTATCTGCTCGACGACAAACCTCAGCGCGATGAGCAGATCGTCTGGGCGGAATCCAATGCGGTCGTCTTCGCAAACAGCGTTCTGGGCGCGCGGACGATGAAATATCCAGACTATCTGGACATCTGCGTGGCGCTTACCGGCCGCGCGCCAAAGGCCGGCTGCCACCTCGACAGCGCACGTTTACCCGCATTGCGCATCCGGCTACCGGCTCTCCGGGATATTGACGATAGCCTGTATCCGCTCCTCGGCTACCTCATCGGCACGTTGGCGCCGGATGAAATCCCCGTTATCGAGGGGCTCGCTGAGTTTGCACCCGATCTCAACGACCTCAAGGCTTTCGGCGCCGCCTTTGCCACGACGTCTGCTGCGCCGATGTTTCATATCGCCGGCGTAACGCCCGAGGCGATCACGGGTGGCGGCTATGCTCTCCTCGACCTGCCCGTCGTCACGTTGACCCTGGATCAATTGCGCCAGGCCTGGGCGGAGCTGAACGGTGCCCCGGCCGGTCCCGTGCAACTGGTTTCGCTCGGCAATCCTCACTTCTCCGTCGAAGAGATCGCGGCACTTGGGCGCCTCTGTCGCGGCCGGATCAAGCATCCGGCTGTTGCTCTAATCGTCACCTGCAGTCGGCATGTTTTGGAGCAGGCAAGGGTCTCGGGCGATGTCGAGCCGCTCCGAAGCTTTGGGGTCACTTTCGTCACGGATACCTGCTGGTGCATGATCACAGAGCCGCTGATCCCACCCTCGACCAAGGTGATCATGACCAATTCCGGCAAATATGCCCATTACGGGCCGGGCCTGTCCGGTCGCGAGATGCGGTTCGGTTCGCTTTCCGCCTGTGTGGAGGCGGCTGTGCAAGGCATGGACACAGATGGGCTGCCTGTCTGGTTGCCGTAA
- a CDS encoding DUF2891 domain-containing protein has protein sequence MTGAALTADLASRFARIALSHVTREYPNHIVHGLEGPEDIGTPSELHPLFFGSYDWHSCVHGYWMLARLLRLFPNLPEAEAIRSLFDWTIVDDKVAGEGAYFDRPSARGYERPYGWGWLLKLSAELVGHEHAAWRTTLQPLTERIVQRFHAFLPIASYPVRTGTHYNTAFALRLAADYAEAMADHGLLDLLQHTAFRWYGADEACPAWGEPSGDDFLSPALIEAECLRRLMPAQGFAAWFDRFLPKIAAKDPATLFCLPEVSDRSDGKIAHLDGLNLSRAWCFRSLAAALPADDPRRTILRDAADRHLVAGLEHVAGDYMGEHWLASFAVLALTEVTHDR, from the coding sequence ATGACGGGTGCTGCGCTCACCGCCGATCTCGCTTCGCGCTTTGCCCGGATTGCACTCTCGCATGTGACGCGAGAATATCCGAACCACATCGTGCACGGACTGGAAGGGCCTGAAGACATCGGCACACCGTCGGAGCTGCATCCATTGTTCTTCGGCAGTTATGACTGGCACTCCTGCGTGCACGGCTACTGGATGCTGGCGCGGCTTTTGCGGCTGTTCCCGAACCTGCCCGAAGCCGAGGCGATCCGCAGTCTCTTCGACTGGACGATCGTTGATGACAAGGTTGCTGGCGAAGGCGCCTATTTCGACCGCCCCTCGGCGCGCGGTTATGAAAGGCCATACGGCTGGGGCTGGCTGTTGAAGCTTTCAGCGGAGCTCGTCGGACACGAGCACGCCGCCTGGCGAACGACCTTGCAACCGCTGACAGAGCGCATCGTCCAGCGATTCCATGCCTTCCTGCCGATTGCCTCTTACCCCGTGCGAACGGGGACGCATTACAACACGGCATTCGCGCTTCGGCTCGCCGCCGACTATGCGGAGGCGATGGCAGACCATGGTCTTCTTGATCTGCTGCAACATACGGCGTTTCGCTGGTACGGCGCTGACGAAGCATGTCCGGCCTGGGGCGAGCCTTCCGGCGACGACTTTCTCTCGCCGGCATTGATCGAGGCCGAATGTCTGCGCCGCCTGATGCCGGCGCAAGGCTTCGCAGCCTGGTTCGACCGCTTCCTGCCGAAGATCGCCGCGAAGGATCCAGCGACGCTATTTTGCCTGCCCGAGGTCTCCGATCGCTCCGATGGCAAGATCGCGCATCTCGACGGGCTGAACCTCAGTCGCGCCTGGTGTTTCCGGTCGCTTGCTGCAGCGCTGCCTGCGGACGATCCACGCCGGACCATATTGAGAGATGCCGCAGACCGTCATCTCGTTGCCGGACTGGAGCACGTGGCCGGGGATTACATGGGCGAACACTGGCTCGCCAGCTTCGCTGTTCTCGCGCTCACCGAGGTGACCCATGACCGATGA
- a CDS encoding small ribosomal subunit Rsm22 family protein, whose protein sequence is MELPAALRSAVDQMLSGEPLEKLAKASAILSDRYRREVRDGRFHIDDALAAKAYLATRMPATFAAVRAALGMIEEVAPDFAPTSLIDLGCGPGTALWAAADTWASLGTAEMVEASGAIRSVGEKLSRSSQVTSHWQAGDITAKIPSLAPADLVTLAYVLDELPPTTIASVTQTLWSLTKGMLVIIEPGTPAGWQRILIARDTLRATSAHLVAPCAHSENCPIVAPDWCHFSRRVARSRVHRLAKGAEVPWEDEKYIFIAASREPVERTASRILVPPRVNGGVGRVKLCRPNGNVAELMLSKRDGDAFKELRRADWGDLLQEEKQG, encoded by the coding sequence ATGGAACTGCCCGCCGCCCTGCGCTCGGCCGTCGACCAGATGCTTTCGGGCGAGCCGTTGGAGAAGCTTGCCAAAGCCAGCGCCATTCTCTCCGATCGCTATCGGCGCGAGGTGCGCGACGGGCGCTTTCACATTGACGATGCTCTCGCCGCCAAGGCCTATCTCGCGACCCGGATGCCCGCCACCTTTGCCGCCGTGCGGGCGGCGCTCGGCATGATCGAGGAGGTTGCGCCGGACTTCGCACCCACCTCGCTGATCGACCTCGGCTGTGGACCCGGCACTGCCCTTTGGGCGGCAGCAGACACCTGGGCCTCGCTCGGCACGGCCGAGATGGTCGAGGCGTCAGGCGCCATTCGCAGCGTAGGGGAAAAGCTCTCCCGCAGTTCGCAGGTCACCAGCCATTGGCAGGCGGGTGACATAACGGCCAAGATCCCCTCACTCGCCCCCGCAGACCTCGTCACGCTCGCTTATGTGCTCGATGAATTGCCTCCGACAACCATCGCCAGCGTCACGCAGACACTGTGGTCGCTGACCAAGGGCATGCTTGTGATCATCGAGCCGGGCACACCAGCCGGCTGGCAGCGCATCCTTATTGCCCGCGACACTCTAAGGGCTACCAGCGCGCATCTGGTCGCCCCTTGCGCCCATTCGGAAAACTGTCCGATCGTGGCGCCGGACTGGTGCCATTTCTCAAGGCGGGTGGCGCGCTCACGCGTGCACAGGCTTGCGAAGGGAGCAGAGGTGCCGTGGGAGGACGAGAAATATATCTTCATCGCCGCCTCGCGTGAGCCGGTCGAGCGGACGGCTTCGCGCATTCTCGTGCCGCCGCGCGTCAATGGCGGGGTCGGCCGGGTCAAGCTCTGTCGCCCCAACGGCAATGTTGCTGAACTCATGCTCAGCAAACGCGACGGCGACGCGTTCAAGGAATTGCGCCGCGCCGATTGGGGCGATCTGCTGCAGGAGGAGAAGCAGGGATGA
- a CDS encoding GNAT family N-acetyltransferase — protein MPALGLRRATEADIPFIMETERLPGYELTVGRFEEDEHSNHLADPAWLYLVHPEMGLALLHGVGGREGNLCLRRFIVTKTSNGFGSALLPLVLSHVFNETSTHRLWLHHVKDNTKAARLYARFGFLHEGVEREAGLRPDGSRFDLVNLSILRPEWASRCG, from the coding sequence GTGCCGGCGCTCGGCCTGCGCCGTGCAACGGAGGCCGACATTCCGTTCATCATGGAGACGGAGCGTCTGCCAGGGTATGAGCTGACGGTCGGACGGTTCGAGGAAGACGAACACAGCAACCATCTCGCCGATCCGGCATGGCTTTATCTCGTCCATCCGGAGATGGGGCTGGCTTTGCTGCACGGCGTCGGTGGTCGGGAAGGCAATTTGTGTCTGCGGCGGTTCATTGTGACGAAAACTTCAAATGGATTTGGAAGCGCTCTTCTGCCCCTGGTCCTGAGCCACGTGTTCAATGAAACCTCCACGCATCGGCTGTGGCTGCACCACGTCAAGGACAACACGAAAGCCGCACGACTTTACGCGCGCTTCGGTTTTCTGCACGAGGGCGTTGAACGCGAAGCAGGCCTGCGCCCCGACGGAAGCCGCTTCGATCTCGTCAATCTCTCAATTCTCCGCCCGGAATGGGCATCGCGCTGCGGCTGA
- the rnd gene encoding ribonuclease D, translating to MIDTTAALEEACRLLAQSDFITIDTEFLRETTFWPELCLIQMASPDHEYIIDPMAKGLDLAPFFELMANSAVVKVFHAARQDIEIIFHLGNLIPHPIFDTQVAAMVCGFGDSVSYDQLVQKVKNVHIDKTSRFTDWSRRPLSEKQLDYALADVTHLRDVYLKLKGQLEAEGRAEWLTEEMAILESRDTYDLHPDQAWQRLKMRLRKPTELAVMQYVTAWREREARSRNVPRSRVLKDDAIYEIAQQQPKDVEALGRLRTIPKGWERSTSGAAIIEQVNIALALPKSEMPHLQRHTHAPEGTQSAVELLKVLLRLTSEKHGVASKVIANSDDLEKIAAEGEKAEVAALQGWRRELFGDLALKLISGGVGLRFVDKRVEAVEF from the coding sequence ATGATCGATACCACTGCCGCGCTCGAGGAGGCCTGCCGTCTTCTCGCCCAATCCGATTTCATCACGATCGACACGGAATTCCTCCGCGAAACGACCTTCTGGCCAGAACTTTGCCTGATCCAGATGGCAAGCCCGGATCACGAATACATCATCGACCCGATGGCCAAGGGCCTCGATCTCGCGCCCTTTTTCGAACTGATGGCCAATTCGGCAGTCGTGAAGGTTTTTCACGCTGCCCGGCAGGACATCGAAATCATCTTCCACCTCGGCAACCTGATCCCGCATCCGATCTTCGACACGCAGGTCGCGGCGATGGTCTGCGGCTTCGGCGATTCGGTCTCCTATGACCAACTCGTGCAGAAGGTGAAGAACGTCCATATCGACAAGACCTCGCGCTTTACCGACTGGAGCCGTCGGCCGCTGTCGGAGAAGCAGCTCGACTATGCGCTGGCCGACGTTACCCATCTGCGCGACGTCTATCTGAAGCTGAAGGGCCAACTGGAGGCGGAAGGCCGCGCCGAATGGCTGACCGAGGAAATGGCGATCCTCGAATCCCGTGACACCTATGACCTGCATCCCGACCAGGCCTGGCAGCGGCTGAAGATGCGGCTCCGCAAGCCGACCGAACTTGCCGTGATGCAATATGTCACTGCCTGGCGCGAGCGCGAGGCACGCTCGCGCAATGTGCCGCGCTCGCGCGTGCTGAAGGACGATGCCATCTATGAAATTGCTCAGCAGCAGCCGAAGGACGTGGAAGCGCTCGGCCGCCTGCGTACCATCCCCAAGGGCTGGGAGCGTTCGACCTCGGGTGCAGCCATCATTGAACAGGTGAACATCGCGCTTGCCTTGCCCAAATCGGAAATGCCGCATCTGCAGCGCCACACCCATGCGCCCGAGGGCACTCAGTCGGCCGTCGAGCTTCTTAAGGTGCTGCTCCGCCTCACCTCCGAAAAGCACGGCGTCGCCTCCAAGGTGATCGCCAATAGCGACGATCTGGAAAAGATCGCCGCCGAAGGGGAAAAGGCCGAGGTGGCTGCTCTGCAGGGCTGGCGCCGCGAGCTTTTCGGCGATCTGGCGCTCAAGCTGATCTCCGGCGGCGTTGGCTTGCGCTTCGTCGACAAGCGCGTCGAAGCCGTGGAGTTCTGA
- a CDS encoding MBL fold metallo-hydrolase, translating to MSLAATMRIHEPYPGIFAYYDGRIAGKRLHSAEPNWLDDGAYSLGVASFAIVSGAQALVYDTHISFDHAAAIRAHLKSLGVTSIQVVMSHWHTDHVAGNAGFLDCPILSNRLTKDTLIEKRKVLAAKNPPINPVVMPTETFEGETVLHVGDIEVQLLQFDIHSADGTVLFLPSLGLLFAGDTLEDSVTYISEPEHVARHIVELDRLATLPIRRILPNHGAEEVIAAGGYPPSLIASNRDYLIRLTARINDPSLDSESLESFIAPEIANGSALYFAPYEEVHRQNIVVLRGAPADE from the coding sequence ATGAGCCTTGCCGCAACGATGCGCATCCACGAGCCCTATCCAGGCATCTTCGCTTATTACGACGGCCGCATCGCCGGAAAACGGCTCCATTCGGCGGAGCCAAACTGGCTAGATGACGGTGCCTACAGCCTCGGCGTCGCGAGCTTTGCGATAGTCTCCGGCGCGCAGGCGCTGGTCTATGATACACATATCTCCTTCGACCATGCTGCCGCAATCCGGGCTCATCTCAAATCGCTCGGCGTGACATCGATTCAGGTCGTCATGAGCCACTGGCACACCGATCATGTCGCAGGCAATGCCGGATTCCTCGACTGTCCGATCCTGTCCAACCGGCTGACGAAAGACACACTGATCGAAAAGCGCAAGGTTCTGGCCGCCAAGAACCCGCCGATCAATCCGGTGGTCATGCCGACCGAGACCTTCGAAGGTGAGACGGTTCTGCATGTCGGCGATATCGAGGTGCAGCTGTTGCAGTTCGATATCCACAGCGCCGATGGCACCGTGCTTTTCCTTCCCTCGCTCGGCCTGCTGTTTGCCGGCGATACGCTGGAGGACAGCGTCACCTATATCTCTGAGCCGGAGCATGTCGCCCGCCACATCGTCGAGCTCGACCGGCTGGCGACACTGCCGATCCGCCGCATCCTGCCCAATCACGGCGCCGAAGAGGTGATCGCCGCCGGTGGTTATCCGCCGTCGCTGATTGCTTCGAACAGAGACTACCTGATCCGACTGACGGCCCGGATCAACGACCCCAGCCTCGATAGCGAGAGCTTGGAATCCTTCATCGCCCCGGAGATCGCCAATGGATCGGCGCTTTACTTCGCGCCCTATGAAGAGGTGCACCGGCAGAACATTGTCGTCCTGCGGGGAGCGCCTGCCGACGAATAG